The following are encoded together in the Streptomyces sp. NBC_00341 genome:
- a CDS encoding MbtH family NRPS accessory protein, with protein MATNPFEDSQGRYVVLANEEGQYSLWPARIQQPAGWELVKDEGSKQECGEYIEANWTDMRPRSVVAAMGG; from the coding sequence ATGGCAACCAACCCGTTCGAGGACTCTCAGGGCCGCTATGTGGTGCTGGCCAACGAGGAGGGGCAGTATTCGCTGTGGCCGGCCCGGATCCAGCAGCCGGCGGGCTGGGAACTGGTGAAGGACGAGGGCAGCAAGCAGGAGTGCGGCGAATACATCGAAGCGAACTGGACCGATATGCGGCCGCGTTCGGTCGTCGCGGCGATGGGTGGCTGA
- a CDS encoding BTAD domain-containing putative transcriptional regulator, translating to MSTAEEVRLRFNILGPIEGWSNGTRLRLGGVIQERVLATLLLEPGKVLPVSRLVEAAWDEEPPPTAPHQVRKAVADLRRRIPGGADVLLTDGPGYRVADEQCEIDLAEFGLLIRKAKQTASEGRAAEAAEILRGALALWRGPVLSGGGGPVIEAASTSIEERRLTAAEQLFELHLGLGEAAELVVELRELVQQHPLRESLRGQLMIALYRSGRQAEALEEYGRVRELLVEELGIDPGPNLTKLYEGILRESPELAGPGPAVAPVAPVALPAEPPSTLPYDLSDFTGRDRELAEIQRAAEDGGGQGPQIVAIDGMGGCGKTSLAVRAAHRLAPQYPDGQLHIDLRGYTPGDQPVTAGMALDTLLRALGVPGNLIPDDVPARTALWRATLIGKRLLILFDNAADAATVRPLLPASSGSLIMVTSRARLVDLDGARWISIGVMPPQDSAMLVAETLGAQRVAAEPEAAAELARLCGHLPLALRIATARLRNRPRWTLQYLAERLRDETRRLDELSSGARSVSATLRLSYQALDEECRNAFSTLALHPGSDMDIHAAGALLGTGARDAEDLLEMLLDVHLVQQPEIGLYTFHDLVRSFAQSLLVESAESADSSDAVERLLGYYLTATEEACDLLYSGRRRRSTGIPPSTAELPDLRTAERARTWLLREQTALLAAVTLAERKGHDRYVVCLSRNLVFQLNDLGLLEEFGELSRVAVAAAGRLQDLALLGVSLSNLGVACWKLGRLSEGLEAARKSRDVAIRLGDLHTQAHSESILGQFNSLLGDFSEALGHMETAIAHERDLDMPRAEAESLTILSTLYEQWGRYEEARDAAQRSAELSRQLGQHEGLPGAITDLAFAHVGLGAYEEADRCLAEARALYGDAGNEVNLALTLALSADVDNLLGRPPRDPDQAERALAMMRTNSSPLRRAKVENMVGRLRRRQGDTAAALALHTHAHGLSSSLSYRIEEAYALAGMADALGDTADAVQYRAEAEKLFAALGVPAEHRRG from the coding sequence GTGTCAACAGCGGAAGAGGTTCGGCTGCGCTTCAACATTCTTGGCCCGATCGAGGGGTGGTCGAACGGGACGCGGCTCCGGCTGGGGGGAGTCATCCAGGAGCGAGTTCTGGCCACGCTGCTCCTGGAGCCCGGAAAGGTACTTCCGGTTTCACGTCTGGTCGAGGCGGCCTGGGACGAAGAACCGCCGCCGACGGCCCCGCACCAAGTACGCAAGGCGGTCGCGGATCTCCGCAGGCGGATACCCGGCGGCGCCGACGTCCTGCTCACCGATGGGCCCGGCTATCGCGTCGCGGACGAGCAATGCGAAATCGACCTGGCTGAATTTGGCCTACTGATACGGAAAGCGAAGCAGACGGCTTCCGAGGGCCGCGCGGCCGAAGCCGCGGAGATATTGCGCGGCGCTCTCGCCCTGTGGCGGGGGCCTGTTCTGTCCGGTGGCGGCGGCCCGGTCATCGAGGCCGCGTCGACCTCCATCGAGGAGCGCCGGCTGACCGCCGCGGAGCAGCTCTTCGAACTCCACCTGGGTCTCGGTGAGGCCGCCGAACTCGTCGTCGAACTCCGCGAGCTGGTCCAGCAGCACCCGTTGCGCGAGTCCCTGCGCGGGCAGTTGATGATCGCCCTGTACCGGTCCGGGCGGCAGGCGGAGGCCCTTGAGGAGTACGGCAGGGTGCGCGAGCTCCTCGTCGAGGAACTGGGCATCGATCCCGGCCCCAACCTGACCAAGCTGTACGAGGGAATCCTGCGGGAGAGCCCCGAGCTGGCCGGCCCCGGCCCGGCGGTCGCCCCGGTCGCACCGGTGGCACTGCCGGCGGAACCGCCCAGCACCCTCCCGTACGACCTCTCCGACTTCACCGGGCGGGACCGGGAACTGGCCGAGATCCAGCGTGCCGCGGAGGACGGCGGCGGGCAGGGCCCGCAGATCGTGGCCATCGACGGCATGGGCGGCTGCGGCAAGACCTCGCTCGCGGTGCGGGCGGCGCACCGGCTCGCACCGCAGTACCCGGACGGCCAGCTCCACATAGACCTGCGCGGGTACACGCCCGGCGACCAGCCGGTGACCGCGGGCATGGCCCTCGACACGCTGCTGCGGGCGCTCGGCGTGCCGGGCAACCTCATACCCGACGACGTACCCGCCCGTACCGCCCTGTGGCGGGCCACCCTGATCGGCAAGCGGCTGCTGATCCTCTTCGACAACGCGGCGGACGCCGCCACCGTCCGCCCGCTGCTGCCCGCCTCCTCCGGCAGCCTGATCATGGTCACCAGCCGGGCCCGGCTGGTCGATCTGGACGGCGCGCGGTGGATCTCCATCGGTGTGATGCCGCCCCAGGACAGCGCGATGCTGGTGGCCGAGACCCTCGGCGCCCAGCGTGTCGCCGCCGAGCCGGAGGCCGCCGCCGAACTCGCCCGGCTCTGCGGCCACTTGCCCCTGGCCCTGCGGATCGCCACCGCCCGGCTGCGCAACCGCCCGCGCTGGACCCTTCAGTACCTGGCGGAGCGGCTGCGCGACGAGACCCGAAGGCTCGACGAGCTCAGCTCCGGCGCCCGCAGCGTCTCCGCCACCCTGCGCCTGTCCTACCAGGCCCTGGACGAGGAGTGCCGGAACGCGTTCTCGACGCTGGCCCTGCACCCGGGCAGCGACATGGACATCCACGCGGCCGGCGCGCTGCTCGGTACGGGCGCGCGGGACGCCGAGGACCTGCTGGAGATGCTGCTCGACGTCCATCTCGTCCAGCAGCCGGAGATCGGCCTCTACACCTTCCACGACCTGGTCCGCAGCTTCGCGCAGAGCCTCCTCGTCGAGTCCGCCGAGTCCGCGGACAGCTCGGACGCGGTGGAGCGGTTGCTGGGCTACTACCTCACCGCCACCGAGGAGGCGTGCGACCTCCTCTACTCCGGGCGGCGCCGGCGCAGCACGGGTATCCCGCCCTCCACGGCCGAACTGCCCGACCTCCGCACGGCCGAGCGGGCGCGCACGTGGCTCCTGCGCGAGCAGACGGCGCTCCTCGCGGCCGTGACCCTGGCGGAACGCAAGGGCCACGACCGCTATGTGGTGTGCCTGTCCCGCAATCTCGTCTTCCAGCTCAACGACCTCGGTCTTCTTGAGGAGTTCGGTGAACTGAGCCGGGTCGCGGTCGCCGCCGCCGGACGGCTGCAGGATCTGGCGCTGCTGGGGGTGAGCCTCTCGAACCTGGGCGTCGCCTGCTGGAAGCTGGGCCGTCTCTCCGAGGGGCTCGAAGCCGCCAGGAAGAGCCGGGACGTGGCGATCCGGCTCGGTGATCTGCACACCCAGGCCCACAGCGAGAGCATCCTCGGCCAGTTCAACAGCCTGCTCGGTGACTTCTCCGAGGCCCTGGGCCACATGGAGACGGCGATCGCGCACGAGCGGGACCTGGACATGCCGCGCGCGGAGGCGGAGAGCCTGACCATCCTGAGCACGCTCTACGAACAGTGGGGGCGGTACGAGGAGGCGCGGGACGCGGCCCAGCGGTCGGCCGAACTGAGCCGGCAGCTGGGGCAGCACGAGGGTCTGCCCGGGGCCATCACCGACCTCGCCTTCGCCCATGTCGGCCTGGGCGCCTACGAGGAGGCCGACCGCTGCCTGGCGGAGGCCCGCGCACTGTACGGGGACGCCGGCAACGAGGTGAACCTCGCCCTCACCCTGGCGCTGTCCGCCGATGTGGACAACCTGCTGGGCCGGCCCCCCCGGGATCCGGACCAGGCGGAGCGGGCGTTGGCCATGATGCGGACGAACTCCTCCCCCCTGCGCCGGGCGAAGGTCGAGAACATGGTGGGGCGGCTGCGCCGGCGCCAGGGCGACACGGCGGCGGCGCTCGCGCTGCACACCCACGCCCATGGCCTCTCCTCGTCCCTCAGCTATCGCATCGAGGAGGCCTACGCCCTCGCGGGCATGGCCGACGCCCTCGGTGACACGGCGGACGCGGTCCAGTACCGGGCCGAGGCCGAGAAGCTCTTCGCCGCTCTGGGCGTGCCGGCGGAACACCGCCGTGGCTGA
- a CDS encoding helix-turn-helix domain-containing protein codes for MMNSQPAHGLDVLLQNARRRAGLTQEQLAGLSTVSVRAIRDLELGRVQHPRRETLKLLANAMRLSDTRRVELELAVDAKAVGRVFQDSYGADLATPPPALRPLVGRRPELEALTARLSTDHERLLTLVGLPGVGKSRLAQEAASVIHARDRVPVLWVSLDDPAETAEMGPGSPQSTVAGWVRALVRDGGEFEELATLIGSKETLIVLDGHDASPEVTPRLLNLLRACERLKILTTSDRPVQLPGGRLLPLAPLAVPSAAELAGEVAGDTLVADRHAVELTLSHVSYARPDFLPTDTVVTTVAHICRALDGMPQALEGAASWLLLYSPQQLLDIARTTPLVLLDGVTPSDPAAGPTLSERLTAAVTGLAPRAAALLRTLATLEDPWTVDGAARACGTPLAGTARDVHALLVRGLIRRLPATAGDPVGFTVLNLVRAVLTAQDREPAPAALVSASAQ; via the coding sequence ATGATGAATTCCCAGCCTGCACACGGGCTTGACGTTCTTCTGCAGAATGCGCGCAGACGAGCGGGGCTCACTCAGGAACAGCTCGCCGGGCTTTCCACCGTGAGTGTCCGGGCCATTCGGGACCTGGAGCTGGGGAGGGTTCAGCACCCGCGCAGGGAAACGCTGAAGCTCCTCGCCAATGCCATGAGGCTGAGTGACACCCGACGTGTCGAGCTCGAACTCGCCGTCGACGCGAAGGCGGTGGGCCGCGTCTTCCAGGACAGTTACGGGGCGGACCTCGCCACACCACCCCCCGCGCTGCGCCCGCTGGTCGGGCGGCGCCCCGAACTGGAGGCACTCACAGCCAGGTTGAGTACGGATCACGAGCGGCTGCTGACACTGGTGGGCCTGCCGGGAGTGGGAAAGTCCCGGCTCGCCCAGGAAGCCGCGTCCGTCATTCACGCCAGGGACCGGGTTCCGGTCCTGTGGGTGAGTCTGGACGACCCGGCCGAAACTGCGGAAATGGGCCCAGGCAGCCCGCAGTCGACCGTGGCCGGCTGGGTGCGCGCGCTCGTCCGCGACGGTGGGGAATTCGAGGAGCTGGCCACGCTGATCGGGTCCAAGGAGACCCTGATCGTGCTGGACGGTCACGATGCGTCACCGGAGGTCACCCCTCGGCTGTTGAATCTGCTGCGCGCCTGCGAGCGCCTGAAAATACTCACCACCTCCGACCGGCCGGTGCAGTTGCCGGGCGGGCGGCTGCTGCCACTGGCGCCGCTCGCGGTGCCGTCCGCCGCGGAGCTGGCCGGCGAGGTGGCCGGCGACACGCTCGTCGCGGACCGGCACGCCGTCGAGCTGACCCTCTCCCATGTCAGCTACGCACGGCCCGACTTCCTTCCCACGGACACCGTCGTCACCACCGTCGCCCATATCTGCCGGGCGCTGGACGGGATGCCGCAGGCACTGGAGGGCGCGGCGTCGTGGCTGCTCCTCTACTCACCCCAGCAGCTCCTGGACATCGCCCGCACCACTCCTCTGGTGCTGCTCGACGGCGTCACCCCGTCCGACCCCGCCGCCGGTCCGACCCTGAGCGAACGGCTCACCGCCGCCGTGACCGGACTCGCCCCGCGGGCAGCCGCTCTGCTGCGCACACTGGCGACCCTGGAGGACCCGTGGACGGTGGACGGCGCCGCCCGTGCCTGCGGAACCCCGCTGGCCGGGACCGCCCGTGACGTACACGCCCTGCTGGTCCGCGGTCTGATCCGCAGACTGCCCGCCACCGCGGGCGACCCGGTCGGCTTCACGGTGCTCAACCTGGTCCGTGCGGTGCTCACGGCGCAGGACCGGGAGCCGGCGCCCGCCGCTCTCGTCTCCGCGTCGGCCCAATGA
- a CDS encoding MFS transporter has protein sequence MGPFLLVWSGQAVSLAGSAAVRFAFIVEVWSSGERATAVTILSLCAMLPQAIFSPIAGAIVDRISKRAALQIADAGGLLVVGSLALLHYVGAFQAWQVYPASVLLGVCAAFQFPALSSAVPLLVRKDQLDRTNGLLAGAKSAAGIGGPALGGLMLALFGIGPTLLVDVASYTFALIGVRIVRFAGDRVTTTPGAPRRRITADSVEGLRYLFRVPSLRDLIINFCLVNLVMVFGFALISPMVLLRAGDGALAAVNTSVGVGGVAGALLMAAWGGPANRGRGMMLGVVGMCLSGLVAMGLVGGVAGWCLTILVGALLMNVVNASMQTIVQTKVPHEWQGRVFGAVMFLSQISVPLAMAVSGPLADHVFEPQAARGSGLFTVLGPLVGDSPGSGMAAMLFLAGIGGTGVALWGLASRSIRDIDTLLPDLDAPRDPAGQSDHQGGERDEVRA, from the coding sequence ATGGGGCCCTTTCTCCTCGTCTGGTCCGGTCAGGCGGTTTCCCTGGCAGGCAGCGCGGCGGTCCGGTTCGCCTTCATCGTCGAGGTGTGGTCCTCCGGTGAGCGGGCGACCGCCGTCACCATTCTTTCGCTGTGCGCCATGCTGCCGCAGGCCATTTTCAGTCCCATTGCGGGCGCAATCGTCGACCGGATATCCAAGCGCGCCGCGCTGCAGATAGCCGACGCCGGCGGACTCCTCGTCGTGGGCTCGCTGGCCCTGCTCCACTACGTCGGCGCGTTCCAGGCCTGGCAGGTCTATCCGGCCTCCGTACTGCTCGGAGTCTGTGCCGCCTTCCAGTTCCCGGCGCTGTCCTCGGCCGTCCCGCTCCTGGTCCGCAAGGACCAACTGGACCGAACCAACGGCCTGTTGGCGGGGGCGAAGAGTGCCGCCGGGATCGGCGGCCCGGCGCTGGGCGGTCTGATGCTCGCGCTCTTCGGGATCGGCCCGACGCTCCTGGTCGACGTGGCGAGCTACACGTTCGCCCTCATCGGCGTCCGGATCGTGCGCTTCGCCGGTGACCGGGTGACGACGACGCCCGGCGCGCCCCGGCGGCGGATCACCGCCGACTCCGTCGAGGGGCTGCGCTACCTGTTCCGGGTGCCCAGTCTGCGCGACCTGATCATCAACTTCTGTCTCGTCAACCTGGTCATGGTCTTCGGTTTCGCGCTCATCTCGCCGATGGTGCTGCTCCGGGCCGGGGACGGCGCACTCGCCGCGGTCAACACCTCGGTGGGCGTCGGCGGAGTGGCCGGCGCCCTGCTCATGGCGGCCTGGGGCGGCCCGGCGAACCGGGGCCGGGGCATGATGCTCGGCGTCGTCGGCATGTGCCTCTCCGGCCTGGTGGCGATGGGACTGGTGGGCGGTGTGGCCGGCTGGTGCCTGACCATCCTGGTCGGCGCCCTGCTCATGAACGTCGTCAACGCCTCGATGCAGACGATCGTGCAGACCAAGGTCCCCCACGAGTGGCAGGGCCGGGTCTTCGGCGCGGTGATGTTCCTGTCGCAGATCTCCGTCCCGCTGGCCATGGCGGTCTCCGGACCGCTGGCCGACCACGTCTTCGAACCGCAGGCCGCCCGGGGATCGGGTCTCTTCACCGTGCTCGGCCCGCTCGTCGGTGACTCTCCGGGCAGCGGCATGGCGGCCATGTTGTTCCTGGCCGGCATCGGCGGGACCGGGGTCGCCCTGTGGGGTCTCGCCAGCCGGTCGATCAGGGACATCGACACCCTGCTGCCCGATCTCGACGCTCCGCGGGACCCGGCCGGGCAGAGCGACCACCAGGGAGGTGAACGCGATGAGGTGCGCGCATGA
- a CDS encoding ornithine carbamoyltransferase produces the protein MRNLISLADLTPAELDHLVRRAVSFGRDGIVPKPLAGRQVGLYFRKSSTRTRTSFWSGATRLGADVITFGPNELQLTTGETVEDTARVLGQYLDALVVRTNGDVEEIRRLGSSEDLAVVNALSLDEHPTQAIADLATLTERFGSLDGLHLLAVGEGNSSGAALALAAALTPGLRLTLLCPQGYEVPKETLDLAAELSGGKALVTQIVTPDEVPGPVDAVYTSRWQTMGVTKENPDWLSDFDGFQINAGFLERFGGPETVFLHDLPAVRGEEVTDEVLDGPASLAWRQAHHKMTAAAAVLEWCVTGSRG, from the coding sequence ATGCGCAACCTGATCTCGCTCGCCGACCTCACGCCCGCCGAGCTGGACCACCTGGTCCGGCGCGCCGTCTCGTTCGGCCGCGACGGCATCGTGCCGAAGCCGCTGGCCGGACGCCAGGTCGGCCTCTACTTCCGCAAGTCCTCCACCCGGACCCGTACGTCCTTCTGGAGCGGGGCGACCCGGCTCGGCGCCGACGTGATCACCTTCGGCCCGAACGAACTCCAGCTCACCACCGGCGAGACGGTCGAGGACACCGCGCGGGTGCTCGGGCAGTACCTCGACGCCCTCGTCGTCCGCACCAACGGGGACGTGGAGGAGATCCGGCGGCTCGGCAGCAGCGAGGACCTGGCCGTCGTCAACGCCCTGAGCCTGGACGAGCACCCGACCCAGGCGATCGCCGACCTCGCCACGCTCACCGAACGGTTCGGCTCGCTCGACGGACTGCACCTGCTCGCCGTCGGTGAGGGCAACAGCTCCGGCGCCGCCCTCGCGCTCGCCGCCGCGCTCACCCCCGGCCTGCGGCTCACCCTGCTGTGCCCGCAGGGATACGAGGTGCCCAAGGAGACCCTGGACCTGGCGGCCGAACTCAGCGGCGGCAAGGCCCTGGTGACCCAGATCGTGACGCCCGACGAGGTGCCGGGCCCGGTGGACGCGGTGTACACCAGCCGCTGGCAGACCATGGGCGTGACGAAGGAGAACCCCGACTGGCTCAGTGACTTCGACGGCTTCCAGATCAACGCCGGCTTCCTGGAGCGCTTCGGCGGTCCGGAGACCGTCTTCCTGCACGACCTGCCCGCGGTCCGGGGCGAGGAGGTCACCGACGAGGTGCTCGACGGCCCGGCGAGCCTGGCCTGGCGCCAGGCCCACCACAAGATGACCGCCGCCGCCGCGGTCCTGGAGTGGTGCGTCACCGGCTCCCGGGGCTGA
- a CDS encoding amino acid adenylation domain-containing protein, producing MRCAHELFEEQAALNPGATALIHGDERIGYAELDARADRLAGLLTARGVRSGDTVGVYLDRSASLVVAVLGILKAGAGYVLLDPGFPAERLRVMAEDARAAVVVSARGSAFDGLGAARVDIEDAPGARPLPRGTVRVRPDDIACVMFTSGSTGRPKGIAASHHALTATLTGQDFASFGPGAVWLQCAPLSWDAFALELWGPLMNGGTCVLHPAGRPEPLLMARLVAEHGITSMYLSASLFNVVVDEYPHLLDGVRELVVGGEALSAPHAARALERSPELRLSNGYGPVECMVFLTVHPVTRAGLGDGPVPIGRPLAGKRLYVLDEDLRQVPDGAAGELYAAGAGLAREYRGRPALTAERFVAAPSGERVYRTGDLGRRRADGVLEYLGRADSQVKIRGFRVEPGEVESVLARHPGVGRAAVVAHEHPAGDRQLTAYVVPSGGAPQDFREAELRAYARETLADYLVPAAFVVLDALPLTPSGKLDRAALPEPGAVAAVTGRAAEPADGTVAALCELFAQVLRAEAVGPDDDFFALGGHSLLAARLLGRIRTVLGAEIDIRGLFEAPTPALLAPFVDTAPPVPPEAPAGEAAPGGLPVSHAQHRLWFLDRTGAGAAYNLPMLVRLRGPVDAAALGDALAQVADRHEVLRTVFEEADGSPVRRVLGGAAGRPPLRQLRVAGDSLDREIEREARHRFDLGAEIPCRATLFTTPERPDEHALLVLVHHIAGDGWSLRPLFRDLSRAYADRVSGTGSGLEPLAVPYPEHARHQLGRLGSPADPHALAARQLRYWRKELDGLPDGGPLLPRRTGRPAVPGPDARVVVTRLDAAAHARIVESARSRGATLFMALHAALAAVLVRAGADEDLAVGAPVAGRAGDGGVEDVVGFFVNMLVLRTDLSGDPTAGELLARVRETDLAAFSHQDVPFEDVVGALNPPRSPGRQPFTDVVLALQNNARAEVALPGAEEGVEVVRTGAARFELLVDVTDSTASDGSPDGLTLTFEYRGQALEEDFVQWLARALPETLEAAAAEPGTPLSRLVATPPPRQAGQGDRVTVATRRPSPADRPMTALEQQTAAVWCEVLGVPSAGPYDDFFALGGNSLRAVRVVARLAAGRPVTVAQLFAAPTVAAFAAELERAAALPGPAASTPIPRRPRVPRRPESPTQPNRKQEERQWTSV from the coding sequence ATGAGGTGCGCGCATGAGCTGTTCGAGGAACAGGCGGCCCTGAACCCCGGCGCGACCGCGCTGATCCACGGCGACGAGCGGATCGGGTACGCCGAACTCGACGCACGGGCGGACCGGCTGGCCGGTCTGCTGACCGCGAGAGGCGTCCGGTCCGGCGATACGGTCGGGGTGTACCTGGACCGTTCCGCCTCGCTCGTCGTGGCGGTGCTCGGCATCCTCAAGGCCGGGGCCGGCTATGTGCTGCTCGACCCGGGCTTCCCCGCCGAACGGCTGCGGGTGATGGCAGAGGACGCCCGTGCGGCCGTGGTCGTCTCGGCCAGGGGCTCCGCGTTCGACGGGCTCGGCGCCGCGCGGGTGGACATCGAGGACGCCCCGGGGGCGCGGCCGTTGCCGCGCGGCACGGTCCGGGTCCGGCCGGACGACATCGCGTGCGTGATGTTCACCTCGGGATCGACCGGGCGGCCCAAGGGCATCGCCGCGTCGCACCACGCGCTCACCGCGACGCTCACCGGGCAGGACTTCGCCTCCTTCGGGCCCGGCGCGGTCTGGCTCCAGTGCGCGCCGCTGTCCTGGGACGCGTTCGCCCTGGAGCTGTGGGGGCCGCTCATGAACGGCGGGACGTGCGTCCTGCATCCCGCCGGGCGGCCCGAACCCCTGCTGATGGCGCGGCTCGTCGCGGAGCACGGCATCACCTCGATGTACCTCTCGGCGTCCCTCTTCAACGTCGTCGTCGACGAGTACCCGCACCTGCTGGACGGGGTGCGGGAACTCGTGGTGGGCGGCGAGGCGCTGTCCGCGCCGCACGCGGCCCGCGCCCTGGAGCGCAGCCCGGAACTGCGGCTGAGCAACGGCTACGGCCCCGTCGAGTGCATGGTCTTCCTGACCGTCCACCCGGTGACCCGCGCCGGGCTGGGCGACGGCCCGGTGCCGATCGGCCGCCCGCTCGCGGGAAAGCGGCTGTACGTCCTCGACGAGGACCTGCGGCAGGTGCCGGACGGGGCGGCCGGTGAGCTCTACGCGGCCGGCGCGGGCCTCGCCCGTGAGTACCGGGGCCGGCCCGCGCTGACCGCGGAGCGTTTCGTCGCGGCTCCGTCCGGCGAGCGGGTCTACCGCACCGGTGACCTCGGCCGGCGGCGTGCCGACGGAGTCCTCGAATACCTGGGGCGGGCCGACAGCCAGGTGAAGATCCGGGGCTTCCGGGTGGAGCCGGGCGAGGTGGAGAGCGTGCTGGCCCGGCACCCCGGCGTCGGCCGGGCGGCGGTCGTCGCCCATGAGCACCCGGCCGGTGACCGGCAGCTGACCGCGTACGTCGTGCCGAGCGGCGGCGCCCCGCAGGATTTCCGGGAAGCGGAGCTGCGCGCCTACGCCCGCGAGACGCTGGCCGACTACCTGGTGCCGGCGGCGTTCGTGGTGCTGGACGCGCTCCCGCTGACGCCCAGCGGAAAGCTGGACCGGGCCGCGCTGCCGGAGCCCGGAGCCGTGGCGGCGGTGACCGGCCGGGCGGCGGAGCCGGCGGACGGAACCGTGGCCGCGCTGTGCGAGCTCTTCGCCCAGGTGCTGCGCGCGGAGGCGGTCGGCCCCGACGACGACTTCTTCGCCCTCGGCGGCCACTCCCTGCTGGCCGCCCGGCTGCTGGGCCGGATCCGTACCGTGCTCGGCGCCGAGATCGACATCCGAGGACTGTTCGAGGCACCCACCCCGGCGCTGCTCGCCCCCTTCGTCGACACCGCTCCCCCGGTGCCGCCCGAGGCTCCGGCCGGCGAGGCCGCCCCCGGTGGGCTCCCGGTCTCGCACGCGCAGCACCGGCTGTGGTTCCTGGACCGTACCGGGGCCGGGGCCGCGTACAACCTGCCGATGCTGGTACGGCTGCGGGGGCCGGTCGACGCGGCGGCGCTGGGCGACGCCCTGGCGCAGGTCGCGGACCGGCACGAAGTGCTCCGTACCGTCTTCGAGGAGGCCGACGGTTCCCCCGTACGGCGGGTCCTGGGCGGGGCGGCCGGGCGGCCGCCCCTGCGTCAACTGCGCGTCGCCGGGGACTCGCTGGACCGGGAGATCGAGCGGGAGGCCCGCCACCGCTTCGATCTCGGGGCCGAAATCCCCTGCCGGGCCACCCTGTTCACCACCCCGGAACGGCCGGACGAGCACGCGCTGCTGGTGCTGGTCCATCACATCGCCGGGGACGGCTGGTCCCTGCGCCCGCTCTTCCGCGATCTGTCCCGCGCCTACGCGGACCGGGTCTCCGGTACCGGTAGCGGACTTGAGCCGCTGGCCGTCCCGTACCCGGAGCACGCCCGTCACCAGCTCGGCCGGCTCGGCTCACCGGCCGATCCGCACGCGCTCGCCGCCCGCCAGCTCAGGTACTGGCGCAAGGAGCTGGACGGGCTGCCGGACGGCGGACCGCTGCTGCCGCGTCGCACCGGGCGGCCGGCCGTACCGGGGCCGGACGCGCGGGTCGTGGTGACCCGGCTGGACGCGGCGGCCCACGCCCGGATCGTCGAGTCGGCCCGCTCCCGGGGCGCCACCCTCTTCATGGCCCTGCACGCCGCGCTGGCAGCCGTGCTCGTACGGGCCGGTGCGGACGAGGACCTGGCGGTCGGCGCACCGGTGGCCGGCCGGGCCGGGGACGGCGGCGTCGAGGACGTCGTCGGGTTCTTCGTCAACATGCTGGTGCTGCGCACCGATCTGTCCGGCGACCCCACGGCGGGCGAGCTGCTCGCCCGGGTGCGGGAGACGGACCTCGCCGCGTTCAGCCACCAGGACGTGCCGTTCGAGGACGTGGTCGGGGCCCTCAACCCGCCGCGCTCCCCCGGCCGTCAGCCGTTCACCGATGTGGTCCTCGCGCTCCAGAACAACGCGCGGGCCGAGGTCGCGCTGCCCGGCGCCGAGGAGGGCGTCGAGGTCGTGCGCACCGGCGCCGCCCGGTTCGAACTCCTGGTGGACGTCACGGACTCCACCGCCTCCGACGGTTCCCCGGACGGGCTGACCCTGACCTTCGAGTACCGCGGCCAGGCGCTGGAGGAGGACTTCGTCCAGTGGCTCGCCCGCGCCCTCCCCGAGACCCTGGAGGCAGCCGCGGCGGAGCCCGGCACCCCGCTGTCGCGGCTGGTCGCGACCCCGCCGCCGCGGCAGGCAGGACAGGGCGACCGGGTCACGGTCGCGACCCGCCGGCCGAGCCCCGCCGACCGTCCGATGACCGCTCTGGAGCAGCAGACCGCCGCCGTGTGGTGCGAGGTCCTCGGGGTGCCGAGCGCCGGCCCGTACGACGACTTCTTCGCGCTCGGCGGCAACTCGCTGCGCGCGGTACGCGTCGTGGCCCGCCTCGCCGCCGGCCGGCCGGTGACCGTGGCCCAGCTGTTCGCCGCCCCGACCGTCGCCGCCTTCGCGGCCGAGCTGGAACGGGCCGCGGCCCTGCCCGGACCGGCCGCCTCCACCCCCATACCGCGCCGCCCCCGGGTGCCGCGCCGTCCGGAATCCCCGACCCAGCCCAACAGGAAGCAGGAGGAGCGGCAGTGGACCTCAGTGTGA